From the Planctomycetota bacterium genome, one window contains:
- a CDS encoding pyruvate formate lyase family protein, with product MPATELSYDDRLALLREWKLAQVRQKREMSGPRDADEQGQVPLPPEAAEVVEAVSGSGVLVRDIILKGFEAKPNHPSGGFFGPRAVGENFRRLLNAHPTHVHPDNSMAGVYMVNFMSYRKPGWNPDLDYSHLRPEQERYALDHGIGGVQHFCPDLRIGLDLGWGGLLDKVRRFRRVNPHAAEFYEGLEHVLLGIQGWVRRHAEAADTLAAAERHAQRRANLEAIADICRRQATDPPATFREACQWLVFFQAVAKMFNGSGEWGQLDELLRPYYERDRAAGRLEDEEAIFHLACLLLSETAYIQLGGPDAQGRDQASRVSFLILEAVHRLRTPANIGIRVGEGLSPELFRRGLEVLFEDLMGFPKFVGDRACTEGFLRNGYPVEVARTRIYAGCHWLAIPGREYCMADIIKIDFAQVFDVALKEMMSDVAVEPGVEELWRRFERHLRRAVEVTALGIDFHLEHMHEVFPELVLDLFCHGTVEKGLDVTNGGVEFYDIGVDGASLATVADSFAALEQRVEREGRLTWRELMGHLASNWAGAEGERARLMMRHIRRFGSGESLADEWAIRIARTFTELVAAKPTPKGAKMIPGLFTWAKVVAFGKRLGATPNGRRAGEPVSHGPNPEPGFNEGRPGTPTQLALAVALVQPGYGNTAPLQLDLDPGLAATAEGLAKVEALIRTHFDLGGTLVNINVVSRDTLLDAQRHPERHADLIVRVTGFSAYFTNLSPELQRFVVERVVGGD from the coding sequence ATGCCTGCCACCGAGCTGAGCTACGACGACCGCCTGGCGCTCCTGCGCGAGTGGAAGCTGGCCCAGGTGCGCCAGAAGCGCGAGATGAGCGGCCCGCGCGACGCCGACGAGCAAGGCCAGGTGCCACTGCCGCCCGAGGCCGCCGAAGTGGTCGAGGCCGTCAGCGGCTCGGGCGTGCTCGTGCGCGACATCATCCTCAAGGGCTTCGAGGCCAAGCCCAATCACCCCAGCGGCGGCTTCTTCGGCCCCAGGGCCGTGGGCGAGAACTTCCGCCGACTCCTCAACGCCCACCCCACCCACGTGCACCCCGACAACTCGATGGCCGGCGTCTACATGGTCAACTTCATGTCCTACCGCAAGCCGGGCTGGAACCCTGACCTCGACTACTCGCACCTGAGGCCTGAGCAGGAGAGGTACGCGCTCGACCACGGGATCGGCGGCGTGCAGCACTTCTGCCCCGACCTGCGGATCGGCCTCGACCTCGGCTGGGGCGGGCTGCTCGACAAGGTGCGCCGTTTCCGCCGCGTGAACCCTCACGCCGCCGAGTTCTACGAGGGCCTCGAGCACGTGCTCCTGGGCATTCAGGGCTGGGTGCGCCGCCACGCGGAGGCCGCCGACACGTTGGCCGCCGCCGAGCGCCACGCACAACGGCGCGCCAACCTCGAGGCCATCGCCGACATCTGCCGCCGCCAGGCCACCGACCCGCCCGCCACGTTCCGCGAGGCCTGCCAGTGGCTGGTCTTCTTCCAGGCTGTGGCCAAGATGTTCAACGGCAGTGGCGAGTGGGGCCAGCTCGACGAGTTGCTCCGGCCCTACTACGAGCGCGACCGCGCCGCCGGCCGCCTCGAGGACGAGGAGGCCATCTTCCACCTCGCCTGCCTGCTGCTCAGCGAGACCGCCTACATCCAGCTCGGCGGCCCCGACGCCCAGGGGCGCGACCAGGCCAGCCGCGTGTCGTTCCTCATCCTCGAAGCCGTCCATCGCCTCAGGACGCCCGCGAACATCGGCATCCGCGTGGGCGAGGGCCTCAGCCCCGAGCTGTTCCGCCGCGGGCTCGAGGTGCTGTTCGAGGACCTGATGGGCTTTCCCAAGTTCGTGGGCGACCGCGCGTGCACCGAGGGCTTCCTGCGCAACGGCTACCCCGTCGAGGTGGCCCGCACGCGTATCTACGCCGGCTGCCACTGGCTCGCCATCCCAGGCCGCGAATACTGCATGGCCGATATCATCAAGATTGACTTCGCCCAGGTGTTCGACGTGGCGCTCAAGGAGATGATGTCCGACGTGGCGGTCGAGCCAGGCGTCGAGGAGCTCTGGCGACGCTTCGAACGGCACCTGCGCCGCGCCGTCGAGGTCACCGCCCTGGGCATTGACTTCCACCTGGAGCACATGCACGAGGTCTTCCCCGAACTGGTGCTCGACCTCTTCTGCCACGGCACGGTGGAGAAGGGCCTCGACGTGACGAACGGCGGGGTGGAGTTCTACGACATCGGGGTGGACGGTGCGTCGTTGGCCACAGTGGCCGACTCGTTCGCAGCGCTCGAGCAGCGGGTCGAGCGCGAGGGCCGCCTCACGTGGCGCGAGCTGATGGGACACCTGGCGTCGAACTGGGCGGGCGCCGAGGGCGAGCGCGCGCGGCTGATGATGCGCCACATCCGCCGGTTCGGCAGCGGCGAGTCGCTCGCCGACGAGTGGGCCATCCGCATCGCGCGCACGTTCACCGAGCTGGTCGCGGCGAAGCCCACGCCGAAGGGCGCGAAGATGATCCCCGGCCTGTTCACGTGGGCGAAGGTGGTGGCCTTCGGCAAGCGTCTGGGCGCCACGCCCAACGGCCGCAGGGCCGGCGAGCCCGTGTCGCACGGCCCGAACCCCGAGCCCGGCTTCAACGAGGGCCGGCCGGGCACGCCCACGCAACTGGCCCTGGCCGTGGCCCTCGTGCAGCCCGGCTACGGCAACACGGCGCCGCTCCAGCTCGACCTCGACCCCGGCCTCGCCGCGACCGCGGAGGGGCTGGCCAAGGTCGAGGCCCTGATCCGCACGCACTTCGACCTCGGCGGCACGCTGGTCAACATCAACGTCGTGAGCCGCGACACCCTCCTCGACGCCCAGCGCCACCCCGAGCGCCACGCCGACCTGATCGTGCGCGTCACCGGCTTCAGCGCCTACTTCACCAACCTGTCGCCGGAGCTTCAGCGGTTCGTGGTGGAACGCGTCGTGGGGGGCGACTAG
- a CDS encoding glycosyltransferase family 39 protein, producing MQDRVTPRVAVAAIVGMTLLALVPSLFTREPWNPDEPRAAEVAREMIVLNNYLVPHLNGQPYSDKPPMFYWLAVGFWKAGAGLNSGRLVSVLATMGMALTLYALGRRLHSPALGLLAATITLSSLLVAMICRYGVLDPLLTLFTTLSIACAVRAFEGGPGLGRWWLAAYGAAALALLTKGPVGVAVPLLVSAAYGAARRREVRKGGWWHLAGAALLAGLIAAWLVPACLSGGRAYAHDILFQQTAGRIAEGAAHANWVYFYLLQFPIYALPWTLLLAGALVWAWQKRRDPAELLGAVWVIAVLVFFSLFSGKRERYLLPLMPGAGLLCARYIVGIIREEHAPLRWHQGLWRATFVLIVLAAVGGGMEILDFAKDPEVLAELKSLITPPAVAGVVAAGVAMLAVCVYGLRLPRGAAGEVRRVLAVVAAVAVLSLCFDLAAAPILNQFRSGGELVRRAGVALSGAEEVYQYQDDFNGTLNLFTRRLHMPELKDEKALRAVLESGRRVAVVIKERDAEALKGAMPFRVVATRLVLHRPVSIIANWKP from the coding sequence TTGCAGGACCGAGTGACCCCGCGCGTGGCGGTCGCGGCGATCGTGGGCATGACGCTGCTGGCCCTCGTGCCGTCGCTCTTCACGCGCGAGCCGTGGAACCCGGACGAGCCGCGCGCGGCCGAGGTGGCGCGCGAGATGATCGTCCTCAATAACTACCTCGTGCCGCACCTCAACGGCCAGCCCTACTCCGATAAGCCGCCGATGTTCTACTGGCTCGCGGTCGGTTTCTGGAAGGCCGGCGCGGGCCTGAACTCGGGCCGGCTGGTCTCGGTGCTCGCGACGATGGGGATGGCGCTCACCCTCTACGCGCTGGGACGGCGGCTGCATTCGCCCGCCCTTGGGCTCCTGGCCGCGACCATCACCCTCTCGAGTCTGCTGGTGGCGATGATCTGCCGCTACGGCGTGCTCGACCCGCTCCTTACCCTCTTCACCACGCTGAGCATCGCTTGCGCGGTGCGGGCATTCGAGGGCGGCCCGGGGCTCGGCCGCTGGTGGCTGGCCGCGTACGGGGCGGCGGCCCTGGCGCTGCTCACGAAGGGCCCCGTGGGGGTCGCGGTGCCGCTCCTGGTCAGCGCGGCCTACGGCGCCGCGCGCCGCCGCGAGGTGCGCAAGGGCGGCTGGTGGCACCTGGCCGGCGCGGCGCTCCTTGCGGGCCTGATCGCGGCGTGGCTCGTGCCGGCTTGCCTCTCCGGCGGCAGGGCCTACGCCCACGACATCCTTTTCCAGCAGACGGCCGGCCGCATCGCCGAGGGGGCGGCCCATGCCAACTGGGTCTACTTCTACCTGCTGCAATTCCCGATCTACGCTCTGCCCTGGACGCTGCTCCTCGCGGGGGCGTTGGTGTGGGCGTGGCAGAAGCGCCGCGACCCCGCGGAGCTCCTCGGGGCCGTGTGGGTCATCGCCGTCCTCGTGTTCTTCTCGCTATTCTCGGGCAAGCGCGAGCGTTACTTGCTGCCGCTCATGCCGGGAGCCGGCCTGCTGTGCGCCCGCTATATCGTCGGCATCATCCGCGAAGAGCACGCGCCACTGCGCTGGCACCAGGGACTGTGGAGGGCCACGTTCGTCCTCATCGTCCTCGCCGCCGTGGGCGGAGGCATGGAGATCCTGGACTTCGCGAAGGACCCCGAGGTGCTGGCCGAGCTGAAGTCGCTGATCACGCCTCCAGCGGTTGCGGGCGTGGTGGCCGCGGGGGTTGCGATGCTCGCCGTGTGCGTCTACGGCCTGCGACTCCCCCGGGGCGCAGCGGGCGAGGTGCGGCGGGTCCTCGCCGTGGTCGCCGCCGTGGCCGTGCTCTCGCTCTGCTTCGACCTGGCGGCTGCGCCGATTCTCAACCAGTTCAGGTCCGGGGGCGAACTCGTCCGGCGGGCAGGCGTCGCCCTGTCGGGCGCGGAGGAGGTGTACCAGTACCAGGACGATTTCAACGGGACCCTCAACCTCTTCACGCGCCGCCTTCACATGCCGGAGCTGAAGGACGAGAAGGCCCTCAGGGCCGTGCTTGAGTCGGGGCGCAGGGTGGCCGTGGTCATCAAGGAGCGCGATGCCGAAGCGCTGAAAGGCGCGATGCCCTTCCGCGTGGTGGCGACGCGCCTCGTGCTGCACCGCCCGGTGAGCATCATCGCCAACTGGAAGCCGTAG
- a CDS encoding sugar phosphate isomerase/epimerase: protein MSKVPVALQLFSVRGECQKDLAATLKAVAGLGYVGAEPWGYGGDKLEWMGHPVKAIRKMYDDNGLACCGIHLATGALMGDNLARTIEFNQVLGNRFLIIAADKPRMSSVATIAELAGILNRAAEKLQPLGMFSGYHAHGFDFAMVEGQIAWDRLFSQTRPDVIMQMDIGNCAGGGGDPIATLRKFPGRARSVHLKDFGGPEDSVIGEGKADWPTIFDLCEKQHRTEWYVVEEGSRDGLGFAISGRSFQALRKMGKC from the coding sequence ATGTCGAAGGTGCCGGTCGCTTTGCAGCTCTTCTCGGTGCGGGGCGAGTGCCAGAAGGACCTCGCGGCCACGCTCAAGGCCGTGGCCGGCCTGGGCTACGTGGGCGCCGAGCCCTGGGGCTATGGCGGCGACAAGCTCGAGTGGATGGGCCATCCCGTCAAGGCCATCCGCAAGATGTACGACGACAACGGCCTGGCCTGCTGCGGCATCCACCTGGCCACGGGCGCGCTGATGGGCGACAACCTGGCCCGCACGATCGAGTTCAACCAGGTGCTCGGCAACCGCTTCCTCATCATCGCCGCCGACAAGCCGCGGATGTCGTCCGTCGCCACCATTGCCGAGCTGGCCGGCATCCTCAATCGCGCTGCCGAGAAGCTCCAGCCGCTCGGGATGTTCAGCGGCTATCACGCGCACGGGTTCGATTTCGCCATGGTCGAGGGGCAAATCGCTTGGGACCGCCTGTTCAGCCAGACGCGGCCCGACGTGATCATGCAGATGGACATCGGCAACTGTGCGGGCGGGGGCGGCGACCCGATCGCCACGCTGCGCAAGTTCCCCGGCCGCGCCCGCTCGGTGCACCTGAAGGACTTCGGCGGCCCCGAGGACTCGGTCATCGGCGAGGGAAAGGCCGACTGGCCGACGATTTTCGACCTGTGCGAGAAGCAGCACCGCACCGAGTGGTACGTGGTCGAGGAAGGGAGCCGCGACGGGTTGGGCTTCGCCATCTCGGGCCGCAGCTTCCAGGCCCTGCGCAAGATGGGCAAGTGCTAG
- a CDS encoding FAD-dependent oxidoreductase, with the protein MFDPDTCYDVAVLSGGLCGFAAARSLALKGHRVALIERRPVLGWEVAWAFHVELGEVTCDTARWLAGAMTAAGCPTGAVDPTIAEMLLDREAARAGIEVLLHAQPVAVAEDEEEGTLAAVSVGTKSGEMAVRARAFLDATENALVWRLAGARDLKPFRGAARQTVVLNGFGSGRPAAPVRLGSVGGVHDVVVRATAWPGEVAVEFGLSACDVHLARRALPDLLRHLRDSGDAFAKALVTSVGVEPYPLNSVGDDRRQWWCERSDVGNLFAAGSWRATGRTARALTLAERLAIGEDAAAGLAEALDKLPEASQRHVGAPSRVAPPAHQADVVVCGGGTGGALAAIAAARQGAKTVLIEQSTCLGGIGTGGGIHSYYHGVAGGLQDELDRRVAELAPLFGPAAGFHPEAKKVALELMAAEAGVELVYNATITGVQAESAPSSLPSRTDGPGTARRLRAVVAAGPEGNATYRAKVFVDATGDGDVAAMAGAEFTFGRATDGLPHAFSLAAGRLGDDGKLLITNFDAGYCDPTDPVDLTRARRHALGHYWRERFDAKNRLVYIAPILGLRNSRQVVGDYRLTMADEIEGRQFPDVIAYAYSHYDNHGFDYENESDEAMLWVWLLGNWSRCFGCEIPYRCLLPAGIEGLLMACRALSMTHDAHNQLRMQRDLQRIGEAAGVAAALAAKRGLTPRQLPVVDLQAVLLASGALGPREQPKLPEPAKIEAALHDSSWLPPQVPALPSAERITQLGTDRTSEATWDLIRKGDEALPLLLDAARAEKPATRFWASVALAMLRRPEAAPELRAALAERRAEAPEGRKTAPLWRSAAVLLGRIGDRQAVPELCQVLEDRGADLDSLIAAVRALGRIGDDNAVPALNALVERMDLPAERILQVSSPGGNPVREDARWQLDLAAAEALARLGKPRPDIAERHAKDERAYVRAYARRVAGEPGL; encoded by the coding sequence ATGTTCGATCCTGACACCTGTTACGACGTGGCGGTGCTGAGCGGGGGGCTGTGCGGCTTCGCGGCGGCGCGGAGCCTGGCGCTCAAGGGCCATCGCGTGGCCCTCATCGAGCGAAGGCCGGTGTTGGGGTGGGAGGTGGCGTGGGCGTTCCACGTGGAACTTGGCGAGGTGACGTGCGACACAGCGCGCTGGCTCGCCGGGGCCATGACTGCCGCGGGTTGCCCCACGGGCGCGGTGGACCCCACCATCGCCGAGATGCTGCTCGACCGCGAGGCGGCCCGGGCGGGCATCGAGGTGCTGCTCCACGCCCAGCCCGTGGCCGTGGCTGAGGACGAGGAGGAGGGCACCCTCGCCGCCGTGTCGGTAGGCACAAAGTCGGGCGAGATGGCCGTCCGCGCGCGGGCGTTTCTCGACGCGACAGAGAACGCGCTCGTGTGGCGCCTGGCGGGCGCCCGCGACCTGAAGCCGTTCCGCGGCGCCGCGCGGCAGACGGTCGTCCTCAACGGCTTCGGGAGCGGACGGCCCGCCGCACCCGTGCGGCTGGGGAGTGTGGGCGGCGTCCACGACGTGGTGGTGCGGGCCACCGCATGGCCGGGCGAGGTGGCCGTGGAGTTCGGCCTGAGCGCGTGCGACGTGCACCTCGCGCGCCGCGCCCTGCCCGATCTGTTGCGCCACCTGCGTGACTCGGGCGACGCCTTTGCCAAGGCCCTGGTCACCAGCGTGGGGGTTGAGCCCTACCCCCTCAACAGCGTGGGCGATGACCGCCGCCAATGGTGGTGCGAGCGCTCGGATGTCGGAAACCTCTTCGCCGCCGGCTCGTGGCGTGCGACGGGCCGCACAGCGCGCGCCCTGACGCTTGCCGAGCGGCTTGCCATCGGCGAGGACGCCGCGGCCGGACTGGCCGAGGCGTTGGACAAGTTGCCCGAGGCGAGCCAACGGCACGTGGGCGCCCCCTCGCGCGTGGCGCCCCCGGCCCACCAGGCCGACGTGGTGGTGTGCGGCGGCGGCACGGGGGGCGCGCTGGCCGCCATCGCGGCGGCGCGACAGGGGGCGAAGACGGTGCTCATCGAGCAGAGCACCTGCCTGGGCGGCATCGGCACGGGCGGCGGAATCCACTCGTACTACCACGGCGTGGCGGGCGGGCTCCAGGACGAACTGGACCGCCGCGTGGCCGAGCTGGCGCCCCTCTTCGGCCCGGCCGCGGGCTTCCATCCCGAGGCGAAAAAGGTCGCCCTCGAACTCATGGCCGCCGAAGCGGGAGTCGAACTCGTCTACAACGCCACGATCACAGGCGTCCAGGCCGAATCGGCCCCGAGCAGCCTGCCATCGCGCACGGATGGCCCGGGCACCGCACGGCGCCTGCGCGCTGTCGTGGCCGCCGGCCCCGAGGGCAACGCGACGTATCGGGCGAAGGTGTTCGTGGACGCCACGGGCGACGGCGACGTGGCGGCGATGGCGGGCGCTGAGTTCACTTTCGGCCGCGCCACCGACGGGCTGCCCCACGCCTTTTCGCTGGCCGCAGGCCGTCTCGGCGACGACGGCAAGCTGCTCATCACGAACTTCGACGCAGGCTACTGCGACCCGACCGACCCCGTGGACCTCACCCGCGCCCGCCGCCATGCGCTGGGCCACTACTGGCGTGAGCGCTTCGACGCGAAGAACCGCTTGGTCTATATCGCGCCGATCCTTGGCCTGCGCAACAGCCGCCAAGTGGTGGGCGACTACCGCCTCACGATGGCCGACGAGATCGAAGGCCGCCAGTTCCCCGACGTTATCGCCTACGCCTATTCGCACTATGACAACCACGGGTTCGACTACGAGAACGAGAGCGACGAGGCGATGCTGTGGGTGTGGCTGCTGGGCAACTGGAGCCGGTGCTTCGGCTGCGAAATCCCCTATCGCTGCCTGCTGCCGGCAGGCATCGAGGGGCTGCTGATGGCCTGTCGCGCGCTCTCGATGACGCACGACGCGCACAACCAGCTCCGCATGCAGCGCGACCTCCAGCGCATCGGCGAGGCAGCCGGCGTGGCCGCCGCCCTGGCCGCGAAGCGGGGCCTCACGCCGCGGCAGCTTCCCGTGGTCGACCTCCAGGCCGTGCTGCTCGCGTCCGGCGCGCTCGGCCCGCGCGAGCAGCCGAAGCTGCCCGAGCCAGCCAAGATCGAGGCCGCCCTGCACGACAGCAGTTGGCTGCCGCCCCAGGTGCCCGCGCTCCCCTCGGCCGAGCGCATCACACAACTCGGCACCGACCGGACGTCGGAGGCGACGTGGGACCTCATCCGCAAGGGCGACGAGGCGTTGCCGCTGCTGCTCGACGCCGCCAGGGCCGAGAAGCCGGCCACGCGCTTCTGGGCGTCGGTGGCGCTGGCCATGCTGCGGCGGCCCGAGGCCGCGCCCGAGCTGCGCGCCGCCCTCGCCGAGCGCCGCGCCGAGGCGCCCGAAGGCCGCAAGACGGCCCCCCTGTGGCGCTCCGCCGCTGTGCTCCTCGGCCGCATCGGCGACCGCCAGGCCGTGCCTGAGCTGTGCCAGGTGCTGGAGGACCGCGGGGCCGACCTCGACTCCCTCATCGCCGCCGTGCGCGCGCTGGGCCGCATCGGCGACGACAACGCCGTCCCAGCCCTCAACGCACTCGTCGAGCGGATGGACCTCCCTGCCGAGCGGATTCTCCAGGTGAGCAGTCCGGGCGGGAACCCCGTGCGCGAGGACGCACGCTGGCAGCTCGACCTGGCCGCCGCTGAGGCCCTCGCAAGGCTGGGCAAACCGCGCCCCGATATCGCCGAGCGCCACGCGAAAGACGAGCGCGCTTACGTGCGCGCCTACGCCCGGCGCGTGGCGGGCGAGCCAGGTTTGTAG
- a CDS encoding amidohydrolase family protein produces the protein MVIDCHVHYDGKPGELDSLLRVCDAVGTDKCVVFSCESNDAVLAAAQAHPDRLIPFAYFALGTDPTLRINQFHERGFRGIKFIFPRAAYNAPQYHEVYRRMEERGMAALFHLGIVARRRDMQPDDNDSNRCRPIHLDHIARLFPRLSILGAHFGNPWYEEAAMAARWNANLWFDLSGSSLKAKSPEFFRALLWWDRAGHPYTGHGGKHPFDKICYGTDVAHEWMADVRHDYQVLLDGMGVPPEYRSKIMGGNASEYLGLG, from the coding sequence ATGGTGATTGATTGCCACGTGCACTACGACGGCAAGCCCGGCGAACTCGACAGCCTGCTGCGCGTCTGTGACGCGGTCGGCACGGACAAGTGCGTCGTCTTCTCCTGCGAGTCGAACGACGCGGTGCTTGCCGCCGCCCAGGCCCACCCCGACCGCCTCATCCCCTTCGCCTACTTCGCCCTCGGCACAGACCCCACGCTGCGCATCAACCAATTCCACGAGCGCGGCTTCCGCGGCATCAAGTTCATCTTCCCCCGCGCCGCCTACAACGCGCCCCAGTACCACGAGGTCTATCGCCGCATGGAGGAGCGCGGCATGGCCGCCCTCTTCCACCTCGGCATCGTGGCCCGCCGCCGCGACATGCAGCCCGACGACAACGACTCCAACCGCTGCCGCCCCATCCACCTCGACCACATTGCCAGGCTCTTCCCGCGGCTGAGCATCCTCGGCGCCCACTTTGGCAACCCCTGGTACGAAGAGGCCGCCATGGCCGCCCGCTGGAATGCAAACCTCTGGTTCGACCTCTCCGGCTCCAGCCTCAAGGCCAAGAGCCCCGAGTTCTTCCGCGCGCTCCTCTGGTGGGACAGGGCTGGGCACCCCTACACCGGCCACGGCGGCAAGCACCCCTTCGACAAGATCTGCTACGGCACCGACGTCGCCCACGAGTGGATGGCCGACGTGCGCCACGACTACCAGGTTCTGCTCGACGGCATGGGCGTGCCGCCGGAATACCGCTCCAAGATCATGGGCGGCAATGCCTCCGAGTACCTGGGCCTCGGGTAG